The sequence below is a genomic window from Candidatus Aminicenantes bacterium.
CACTATGTCGTGATGCCGGAGGGAATCAAATGAAAATCGTTTCGATCACAATGAGTGTACTGATTTTGTTTGCAATGGCGGCTTCCCTGAAAGCATTGCCGCCTGATGAGACTTTGCCCAACATCCGCTGTGAGAGCATGCGCGCCATTGGTTGGAGTTATACATTTCTTCCCAGCACTTTTACCGCCGGCGACACGGTAACCATCAAGTACCGCCTTGTCAACGACTCCAGTGTCAGCGCCGGGCCATTTCAGGTGGGCTTGCGCGTGGGGGGGACCATTGTGGACCGCAACGCCGTCGCGGAACTGGTCAACGGCGGCGAAGACAGCGGAGAATTTATTTGGACCGCTGTCTGCGGTGTTCCCGTTGAGGTTGTAGCGGATTGTGACAGTGCCGTTGCGGAAAGCAACGAGGACGACAACGTCATGACCGATCCGGGACTGGAATGCAGTCAACCCAACCTGGCTCTGCGGAACACATCCTTCAGCGGCACGGATCCCAGCCGCGTCAAGGCGGGGTTGTATTATCGCTTTGCAGCTCGGGTATACGGGGAAACTGCAACGTCCCGGAACGTGCGCGTGACCGGCGGCGTAGTCGGTGGCGCCGTGTTGTTGGACCGCACACTGGCGGTGATGAACCCGGGTGACAATGAGACCGTTGATTTCACCTGGGAAGTCCCCGAAGGTTCAAGTCGAATTTACATCCATGTGGATCCGGACAACACCATAACTGAATCCAACGAAGGCGACAATCGCTGGGAGTTGGCCGTAACCGGCGTAGCCATTTCAACCAGCGAAGAGCGTTATGACCTGAGTCTGAAACTAAACAAAATGCCGGGGTTAAGACCCGTGGGGGCCAAACTCCTCGTTCCCGCCGGTAGAGCCCTCACCATTTCAGGAAAGTTCCGCGGCGCCACGGGTGCCATCCGCGACGTCACCATCGTCGGCGTGGTCAAGGTCAAAGGAAATCCCCCGCAAAAAGTGTACTCCACCACAATTCACCACATTGAAAGCCTGGTTGTTCCCTTCAGTTTTTCCTGGACACCGACCCAGCTCGGAGAGACCACTATCAGTGTGCAAGTATCCCCGGGACCTTACGCAACCAGCCGCGGCGTCCGTGATTCCAACCCGGCCAACAACACCGACAGCATCAAGGTGACCGTCACCAAACCCAAGCCATTACTGCGCAAAATGTGAATTCATTCGATTTGCAATCTCGACGGTGAAACCTTGGTTCCACCCGGATCGTCTTATTAGGTGAATTCAGGAGGAACCATGAACAACCGCAGACTGATTGCTTTACTAGCGGTGTTGTTTCTGCTTGCCGGCACACTTTTGGCGGCAAGCTTTCAAGAAAACCACTCCCAGGCAGACGAGGTGAAAAAGCAATCCAAAATGATCGATATGCAAGATTCGGATTTTGATATCGATCTGACTGAGTTGCGTCAACAATTAGAGAAACTCAGAAAGATTGAATTGGATGCAATCCGGAAGGCCCTGGCTGAAATTCCCGGACAGTTGGAAAAGGTTCGCGTGGAATTGGCCAACCTGCCCGCGCAGCTAAAGGCAATGAATCATGAACTGAAACAAGTGCCCGGTGTTCTTGAGAGAGTGGAAAAGGAATTGGACACACTTCCGGCCAAGTTGGAAAGCATGGGCAAAGAATTGGAAAAACTCAAGCATCTGAACCTGGATAAAACCATTGAACAAGCGCTCGAATCGCTGGAAGGCCTGGATGAACGGATTGAAAAAGCGGTTGAAAAGGCTGTTGAGAAAAAGCGGAACGACCACTGATTAGAACCGTTTGACGCTGGAATGCGGATGACGTTGTACCCCGGGATGCAATCCGGTTGAACCCGACTCCGTCCACCAGGCACGAAAAATGAGACTGCAGGCAGGCCGCTTCAGGAAGGGGAGACATCCAGATGGAGTGCTTCGAACTTGGGCTCGCCCTTGATAATGGTGACACCTGCGGAGTGGACGGCATGGGGGAAATGCAAACGCAGGTCCTTGATGATGTCATAACCAGTCTCGCCGGATCGGGTGATCAATTCAAACTCGAAGTCATAAGGGCCGATGGTTCGCAACAAGTAGATCACACCGGGCTGGTCCTTGAGGTATGTGCGGATTCGCTCCAGGGTTGTCGCTGAGGTATCGGTTAGTTTCAGGAGCACTTTCTGGTACATATAGCCCACGCGGGCAAAATCGATACGCACGTTGTAGCCGCTAATGATCCCCAGATCCTCCAGCTTCTGAATGCGATTGCGCACGGTAGATGGCGAGAGCCGCAATTGCGCGGCCAGGATTTTCTGGGTGGCGCGGCCGTCCTGGTTCAGACTCAACAGCAAGCGGCGGTCCGTATCGCTCAAATCGTATGTGGAATGCTTTTTCCCGAAATTCAGGGACCTGTCCGGAGGTGCAGGCGGATCCAGCAAAAATCCATAGGGCAAGTATTCGATGTGGGTGGCTACAGAGAACGATTTCTCTTGAACAAAATTGCCGAATCGGGAAATCACGTCGTCGAGCACGGATTGAAACTGGATGATATTTCGGCTCCAGGACACAAAGAAAAGGTCGTAGTCGCCCTCCAGGTACAATACCCAGGATACATCGGGATGATCCGCCAGATAACGGCGCAGCTCCTCTTCTTCATAGGGCTTGATTTTATGCAGCTTGAGAAAGACGCGGTAGTGGGTCATGCCCAAGCGGTAAATGTCGATTACCGCGTAATAGCTGGAAATCACTTTGGTAGTTTCCAAACGGTTCAGGATGTAGCTGACCGCCTGCTTGCTGAGCCCCACCTGGCGGCCCAAGTCAGTTAAGGAGGCACGGCCGCAAAGGCTGAGATGGTATAGAACCTGGCGTTCACGCGGGGTCAGTACATAACCGGGCATTCTCTCCATGCTTGACATTTAGTAAATAGTACTGCAAGAAAATGGGAAAGTCAAACCAAATCAACCGATTTCCGACATTCTTTAGATAATTGCCGCTTGATGCGAATATTTGGATATGCTAAAGTGTGGATGAACGGGATTGTCCGCATAGAGGAGTCAACATGAGATTGGAGCAACATCCCATCCTTGAATTTCATCGCGGCCGGCGCTTGACCATCGACTTTGAAGGCCGCGAAATCCCGGCGTTTGAAGGTGAACCCATTGCCGCCGCCCTGCATGCCGCCGGCGTGACAACCCTTTCCCACAGTGTTCGGACTCAGTCTCCTCGTGGCTTGTTTTGCGCCATCGGCAAATGTGCCGCCTGCGTTATGGAGGTAAACGGGATTCCCAATGTTCGCACCTGCATCGAACCCGTGCGCCGGGGCATGCGGGTACGCCGGCAGTCAGTTAGAGATGCCGCCCCGGCTGATCCGGACATCACCACTCCCCGATTCCATGAACCCGAAACCGTTGAAACGGATTTGGCCATTGTTGGTGGTGGACCGGCCGGCCTCTCCGCTGCCGTTTATGCGGGCCGGTTCGGCTTGCGGTCAATCGTGGTTGAGGAAAACTACCTGGTGGGCGGCCAACTCATCAAGCAGACCCACAAGTTCTTCGGCAGCCGCTCCCACTATGCGGGCGTGCGGGGTGTGGACATCGCCGCCATCCTGATCCGCGAAGCCCGGGAAGCCGGCGCGGACATCTGGACCTCTTCCTCGGTTATCGGCTACTTTCCGCAAAAGGAATTGGGGGTGGTACGAAACGGAAGTTACCTGCGGATCCGCGCCCGCAACATCCTGGTTGCCACCGGCGCTTCGGAAAAGATGATCTCTTTTCCGGGGAACGACCTTCCGGGGGTCTACGGTGCCGGCGCCATCCAGACCCTGATGAATGTGTACGGAATTATTCCGGGACGCAGGGTGCTCATGGTGGGAGCCGGCAATATCGGCGTGATTGTGGCCTACCAACTCATGCAGGCGGGCGTACAGGTGGCGGCGGTGTGCGAAGGCCTCCCCCGGGTAGGCGCCTACCTGGTCCACTCCGCCAAGCTTTTGCGCCTTGGCGTACCGATCCTCACCGCACATACCGTATCCAAAGCCTGGGGAAACGGCCACCTGAAAGGCGTGGCGATTCAAGCCGTGGATTCACGCTGGCAACCCATCGCGGGAACCGAAAAGCGATTTGATGTGGACACCCTGGGTCTGGCCGTCGGATTGTCCCCTTCCGTGGAACTCCTGTCCCAGGCCGAGGCGAGAATGTGCTGGATCCCGGAATTGGGCGGCTACGTGGCCTGGCATGATGAATTTATGCAGACATCCATTCCCGGTGTATTTGTCGCGGGCGATGTCGCCGGGATTGAAGAAGCTTCCGCGGCCATGATGGAAGGTCGCATCGCCGGAATCCACGCCGCCCAGCGCCTGCTGGGCCCGTCAGCGGAGTTGGACTCCCTGCACCAGGAACAGGCGGCTGAATTGGCGGTCATGCGCGACGGTCCGTTCGGAGAAAAAGCCCGCCTGGGCAACCAGCGCCTGCTGGAGGAGGCATAATCCCAATGGAATGCACCAAACTGGGATATTTCACCGATGACACCATCGATTTCCCTCCGCTGGAACGACTGGAAAAACGATTTGTCGCCATCGCCGAGTGCGGACAGGAGATTCCCTGCAACCCCTGCCAGGATGCCTGCCCGGTAGGCGCCATAACCGTTGGTGAAAATATCAACCATATTCCCCACATCGATTTCCAGCGCTGCACGGGTTGTGGAATCTGCCTGGGAATCTGTCCCGGTCTTTCGATCTTCATGGCCCACCGCAAAGGCGATACCGGCTGGGTCACCCTGCCCTATGAATTGGCTCCTCCGGATGAAGGCGAAGAGGTCGATCTTCTGGACCGCCAGGGAAAAAAGGTCGGACGCGGTGTGGTGGAAAAGATCCGTCGCTTGAAACAGCACGACCGCACCCTGTTGATCACATTGCGAATGAATGCCGACTTGATCCTTGCCGTCAGGGGATTCCGGAGGTCCACATGAATGAACGCATCGTGATCTGCCGTTGCGAAGATATTACCGAGAAAGAGGTTCTCGACGCCATTCGCGACGGAGCCACATCCATGGAAGAACTCAAACGCGTATTGCGAGTCGGCATGGGCCCATGCCAGGGTCGTACCTGCGGCTCACTGATCCGCGCCATGCTGGCCCGGGATCTGGGGGTTCCTGTCCAGGACATCAAAGAGTGGTCGCGTCGACCGCCGTTAAAGCCTGTACCTGCGGGAGCTTTTTTCCAGGGGGAAGGATCATGAGCTCCGTTACCTGTGATGTGGCCGTAATCGGAGCCGGCATCATCGGTACCGCGACCGCCCGCTACCTATCCGCCCGCGGTGCGGATGTGGCCGTGATTGACCGCAGCTTCATGGGATCCGGCTCAACCGGCCGCTGTATCGGCGGCCTCCGCCACCAGTTTTCCACCCCGCCCTCCATCCGCCTGATGAAAGAGAGCATTCAACTTTTCTCCGAGATGGAAGCTGAATTCGGCCACTCCGTGGAATTCAACCAGGGAGGTTATCTCTTGCTGGCCCACAGCGATGAAATGGCGGCGACCTTCCGCGCCAACATCCAGGTGCAACGCGCCGAAGGCATCAACGTCTCGCTTTTGGATCCGCAAGAGATCCACGACCTTGTGCCCCAACTCAACACGGAGGGTTTGGTTGCCGGCGCCTGGTGTCCGGATGACGGTCAGGCGTTTCCCTTCGCCGTGCTCAAGGGCTATCGTTCATTGACCGAAAAAGCCGGCGGCCGTTTCCTTTTGCACAACCCGGTCACCGAAATCCGACATTCCGCTTGCTTCCAACTGATGCTGGAAGACGGCACGCGGGTGGAAGCGCCCCAGGTGCTTCTGGCTGCGGGACCCTGGACTGGAGAATTGGCGAAGCCGTTGGGAATCGACCTGCCCCTGGCGCCGGAACGACACGAGGCCATGATCACGGAACGCATGCCACGCTTTCTTAAGCCCATGCTGGTCGACTACCGCCCGGACGGCTGCTATTTTCAACAGATGCTCGGCGGCCAGATTATCGGCTGTTACACGCCGGTGCCTGCGGTACCCGGAATCCGCGAAGATGTCTCCTTCGAGTTTCTGCCTCAGGTTGCCTGGCGCATGAGCCGCCTGGTGCCTCCTCTGCGCAATGCCGCGATTCTGCGCCACTGGGCGGGATGCTACACCATGACCCCGGACGGCAACCCCGTTCTGGACCGGACTCCCCTGGACGACCTGTTTGTAGCCTCGGGCATGTGCGGACATGGTTTCATGTTCGGACCCGCCATGGGACGCCACATGGCGGGTTTCATCCTGGACGGCGAATGGGGCATGGATTTTTCCGAGTTCGCCCTGGACCGCGATTTCTCGCCCGGCACCGAAACCCTCAAGTAATACGGCATCCCGAACCTGTTTTTCATGTTAGAATGGCATTGAATGGAAAAAATAAAGCGTGAAATCTTAAACACGGCGCTGAAAGCAGCTCATTGTGCCGGCAACCACATCGAAGCGCACCGCGAAAGAGAAATGGATGTGGATTTCAAGGGGGCCGTAAACCTGGTAACCCGCATGGATACGGATAGCGAAGAGATGATCGTGGCCTCCGTTTCAAATGCATTCCCGGAGCACGGCGTGGTTGCCGAGGAAGGCGGCGGACGGGATTCCGATTCCGCCTGGACCTGGGTGATCGACCCCCTGGACGGCACCACCAACTTCGCTCACGGCTTGCCGGTCTACGCCATCAGTATCGGTATACTTTACAACCAAATTCCCCAGGTTGGGGTGGTTTTCGCTCCCGCTCTGGGCGAAACCTTTTCCGCCCTGGCCGGTCAGGGGACATTCCTGAACGGTAATCGCATCAACGTCTCCAAACGGGATCATGTCAAACATTGCCTGCTGGCAACGGGGTTTCCCTATGACCGTCAGGAACACACCCGTCAATACCTGCAACCATTCGAATATTTTCTTTCACGCGCCCGGGACGTGCGCCGTTGGGGAGCCGCGGCCCTCGACCTGGCCTATGTGGCCGCGGGACGCTTTGACGCTTTCTGGGAGTACGGTTTGAAAGCCTGGGACACCGCTGCCGGCGTCCTGCTGGTAACCGAAGCGGGCGGCCGCGTCACGGATTTCAGCGGCGAAAATTTCAATCCTTTCCGCCCTCAATGCCTGGCCAGCAACGGCCGCATCCATGATGCCATGTTGGCTGCTTTCAGCTAACCCGCTTTTCTTTCAATCATCTGCCGCTCCAGCTGACACATCTCTATCGCCGGCACTTTTTTCTACCCGACAAAAAAATTTATCAACCACTTGATAATCGACCCGCAGCGGGCTAGAGTAAAACCAGACTGGATATATTCTTATTACTGGAGGGAAGAATGTCGCAAATCGATTTGTCTCTGTCCAACTTGGACCAGATGTTCCCGGACCATTTCACGCCCGCGCAGACGGCCAGGGCCAAGACGGTATTCCTGAAAGAACTGGCCAGGTTGACCCACGCCTTCTACAATGGCAAGATGGTGACCGTACCCAAGGCCGGCGTGTACGGATTCAACTGGTTCAACGTGTGGTACACCCCTGGAGTATCCAAGGTCTCCACCAGTATCCGGGACGATAACGACCTCTCGTTCAGCCTCAGCAATCGGGGCAACCTGGTGGCCGTGGTATCGGATTCCACCCGCGTATTGGGCGACGGGGACTGTACGCCTCCCGGCGGACTGGGGGTCATGGAAGGCAAGGCCTATCTGATGAAATACCTGGGCGGTGTAGACGCCGTGGCCCTTTGCGTGGACAGTTACAATGACAAGGGCGAACACGACGCCGACAAGATCATCGACTTCGTCAAGATGCTGCAACCCAGCTTCGGCGCCGTCAACCTGGAAGATATTTCCCAGCCCAACTGCTTCCGCGTACTGGATACATTGCGGGAAGAGTGCGATATCCCGGTATGGCACGACGACGCCCAGGGTACTGGCTGCGTGACCCTGGCTGGGCTCATCAACGCCCTGCGGGTGGTGGACAAGCCCACCGACAAGGTGCGGGTGGTCATGATCGGCGCCGGGGCGGCCAACACCACCATCGCCCGGCTGATCATCGCCGCCGGCGTGGATCCGGAAAAGGTCATCATGTTCGACTCCCGGGGTTCCCTCCACACCGGCCGGGACGACGTCAAGGCCGACCCCCGCTTCTACCGCAAATGGGAACTGTGCAGTACCACCAATCCGGACCGCGTGGATGGCATCGCCCGGGCAATGAAGGGCGCCGACGTGCTGATCGCGGTGAGCCAACCCGGTCCGGACGTGGTGAAACCGGAATGGATTTCCAGCATGGGCGAAAAATCGATAGTGTTTACCTGTGCCAACCCGGTCCCGGAGATCTACCCGTACGCGGCCAAGGAGGCTGGCGCCTACATCACCGCCACGGGTCGCGGAGATTTTGCCAATCAGGTCAACAACTCGCTGGGATTTCCCGGCATCCTCAAGGGATCACTGATCGTACGCGCCCGCAAAGTCACGGATGAGATGGCCATCGCCGCCGCCTACGCGCTGGCGGACTTCGCGGTAAAGAAGGGCATCCATCCCGACTACATCATCCCCACCATGGATGAAACCGAAGTGTTCGCCAACGAGGCAGCGGAGGTCGCCATGGCCGCCATCCAGGGCGGCGTAGCCCGGGTGAAAATGACGCGTCAACAGGTGTTTGACCGCACCATGAAAGATATCCGCCAGGCCCGCGATATGATCGACCTGCTCATGCGCGAGAACTTCATCAAGGAACCCCCAATCTCGCTGTTGGAAGAAGCCTTGAAAAAAGCGGTGGCCGAAGCATCCTGAGACACGGGTTCCCGGTTCAGCCGACGAATCCCAAACAGGTTAAGCGGAAGAATCCGCTGCTTCCTCAAGTGGATCGTATCCGAGCCAGCGTCCGCTTTCCCGTCTCAGGGCCCCGTCCGCGTGTTGCAGGTACAGGCTGAATAAAGGGCCACGCAAACTGCGAGGGATTGTTTCCAAAGGAGACCGCGCCGCGTCAAAACGCAGGTGCATGATCTCCGGTACCGGACGGAGAGGGCGATTCATTTTCACCAGACCCCGCTTTTGCAACAACCACAGCATATGTCGGGCGCCGGCGACTTCCTGGTGCACCCCCCGGGACAGCAGTTCCTTCAGGGCTCGTTCCACATGTTCCGGTCTATAGCCCAATTGGCTGGAATCAATTCCCAATGCGGCAAGCATGCCGATAATGCGCCTGCACTTTTCGCAACGCCCGCACGGCCTGACCCGGCCATCTTCTCCTTGCAGGGCCGCATGGCAGGAGACCTGTTGCGCGAACAGTTCCGGGTATCGTTGTGCCAGGATCTTCTGAATCAGGATCTCCGACAAGGAGCGCAGAATGGAAAACTGCTCCAGCCCCCAACCCTTGCCCTGGAAATAGCGGGTCAGGGCAACATCAAAAAAGCGACTCTGGTCATACAGGCCGTTATAGTGAGGAATTTTCTGATGCACGGCGTGGATGGTGGTATCGTACTCATCGCCCACCACGATACGGCCAAGTCCCCGTTTGCGTGCCAACGGCAGCGAGGCGAAAAGAAAAACGGCAACGGTCCACAAACGGATGGGATAGTCATCCGCCCGCACCGCGGCGAAGTCCTTGCGGATGCCGGGCATGCGGCGCAGCATCCAGGCAAACACGCGGTCGGAATTGATCCAGACCCGGGCTGTCCGGGCGATTTCTGAACGAAAATATCGATACGCATTCACCGCGGTAAACCAGTGGCGCCCGGACTCGTTGCCGAAAACGGGGTGAACCCGGCACCCTATCTCCCGCAACAGTCCAAAACTCAACAGGCTGTCCTTGCCGCCGCTGGACAATACCAGGCAGGCGTTGGTATCTATGGTCCAATGCTTCGCCTCATTTTTGTTTTCCACTTTTGCTGCATCCGGAAATATCAACTCTGCCTGACTAAACATTTTGCACGGCGCCACATCCACCTCATTCCAGGGCGGAGTCAGGAAAGGATTGGGTTGCAGGAATTTCTTAACCAGGATTTCGCGGGCGGTATTTTCCGTCATTTGCCGCAGAAAGCGCGTATCGCTGCGGTCGTAATTGCCCCGAAAAACAATGGAACGGCAGAAAAGACCGTAATTGATCGCCACCTGCGCTGCCATCATCGCCGCCAGATTCTGGTCATGGGAATCAGATGCATCAAAGACTGGCTCTCTAAAACGAAATATCAGGGAAGTGGCTTCGGAATCACCGTTGAACGGGAAAACCCGGTACTCTGCTTCCAGGCGGTCGGCACGCAATCGCGGTGGACCGACCTCAAGTCGATCAAAGCAGATCAGCGTGGACAAATCACTCATTTCTGTTTGGCATGCGCCAGAACAACATCCGCCAGCGCCCCGGCTCCCTCCCGCAACACATCCATGGCCGGCAGTCCGGTTTGTGAACGGATGGTTCGACAAGCAACCATTGTTTCGGAAACGGAAAGGTTTTCGTGATTAACCGTGATCGCCACCACGGGGCGGTCCGAGATGACATCCACCGCCTGGATCTGACGCGGAAGCGCGTGAACTGGGTATCCGGGAAAACCGTCATAATCCTTCCTGGCCGGAGCGTGCTGCATAACCACGATATCCGGGCGCGCGGCGGCAAGGATCTCAAACCCCCAGTTCGGAAATCTCGCGCAAACGTTTGGTGTGATAAAGTTCCGGCAGAAAGACAATGCAACGCAACCCGGCCAGGTGCGCGGCGAAAGCCATGGCGACCCCGTAATTACCGCAGGTGGCCACGGTTATGGCATCATAGCCGCGTCGCATGGCGTCCATTGCCTGGGCGAAGGCAATGCGGTCTTTCTGAGTGCCGGTGGGATTGCCACCTTCAAACTTGAGGAAAACCTGGCGCAAACCCACGCGGCGTTCGATATTTCTCGCCCGCACCATGGAGGTGTCTCCCACCTGAGAGTCGACGATGTCTTCGTAAGCCTCTAGGCGCTCTTCCACATCAAGTTG
It includes:
- a CDS encoding NADP-dependent malic enzyme, whose translation is MSQIDLSLSNLDQMFPDHFTPAQTARAKTVFLKELARLTHAFYNGKMVTVPKAGVYGFNWFNVWYTPGVSKVSTSIRDDNDLSFSLSNRGNLVAVVSDSTRVLGDGDCTPPGGLGVMEGKAYLMKYLGGVDAVALCVDSYNDKGEHDADKIIDFVKMLQPSFGAVNLEDISQPNCFRVLDTLREECDIPVWHDDAQGTGCVTLAGLINALRVVDKPTDKVRVVMIGAGAANTTIARLIIAAGVDPEKVIMFDSRGSLHTGRDDVKADPRFYRKWELCSTTNPDRVDGIARAMKGADVLIAVSQPGPDVVKPEWISSMGEKSIVFTCANPVPEIYPYAAKEAGAYITATGRGDFANQVNNSLGFPGILKGSLIVRARKVTDEMAIAAAYALADFAVKKGIHPDYIIPTMDETEVFANEAAEVAMAAIQGGVARVKMTRQQVFDRTMKDIRQARDMIDLLMRENFIKEPPISLLEEALKKAVAEAS
- a CDS encoding Lrp/AsnC family transcriptional regulator, translated to MSSMERMPGYVLTPRERQVLYHLSLCGRASLTDLGRQVGLSKQAVSYILNRLETTKVISSYYAVIDIYRLGMTHYRVFLKLHKIKPYEEEELRRYLADHPDVSWVLYLEGDYDLFFVSWSRNIIQFQSVLDDVISRFGNFVQEKSFSVATHIEYLPYGFLLDPPAPPDRSLNFGKKHSTYDLSDTDRRLLLSLNQDGRATQKILAAQLRLSPSTVRNRIQKLEDLGIISGYNVRIDFARVGYMYQKVLLKLTDTSATTLERIRTYLKDQPGVIYLLRTIGPYDFEFELITRSGETGYDIIKDLRLHFPHAVHSAGVTIIKGEPKFEALHLDVSPS
- a CDS encoding inositol monophosphatase translates to MEKIKREILNTALKAAHCAGNHIEAHREREMDVDFKGAVNLVTRMDTDSEEMIVASVSNAFPEHGVVAEEGGGRDSDSAWTWVIDPLDGTTNFAHGLPVYAISIGILYNQIPQVGVVFAPALGETFSALAGQGTFLNGNRINVSKRDHVKHCLLATGFPYDRQEHTRQYLQPFEYFLSRARDVRRWGAAALDLAYVAAGRFDAFWEYGLKAWDTAAGVLLVTEAGGRVTDFSGENFNPFRPQCLASNGRIHDAMLAAFS
- a CDS encoding pyridoxal-phosphate dependent enzyme; protein product: MQILDGADGDLQQVRDEVSDQHEVAADTQLDVEERLEAYEDIVDSQVGDTSMVRARNIERRVGLRQVFLKFEGGNPTGTQKDRIAFAQAMDAMRRGYDAITVATCGNYGVAMAFAAHLAGLRCIVFLPELYHTKRLREISELGV
- a CDS encoding FAD-binding oxidoreductase; the encoded protein is MSSVTCDVAVIGAGIIGTATARYLSARGADVAVIDRSFMGSGSTGRCIGGLRHQFSTPPSIRLMKESIQLFSEMEAEFGHSVEFNQGGYLLLAHSDEMAATFRANIQVQRAEGINVSLLDPQEIHDLVPQLNTEGLVAGAWCPDDGQAFPFAVLKGYRSLTEKAGGRFLLHNPVTEIRHSACFQLMLEDGTRVEAPQVLLAAGPWTGELAKPLGIDLPLAPERHEAMITERMPRFLKPMLVDYRPDGCYFQQMLGGQIIGCYTPVPAVPGIREDVSFEFLPQVAWRMSRLVPPLRNAAILRHWAGCYTMTPDGNPVLDRTPLDDLFVASGMCGHGFMFGPAMGRHMAGFILDGEWGMDFSEFALDRDFSPGTETLK
- a CDS encoding DUF1611 domain-containing protein; translation: MQHAPARKDYDGFPGYPVHALPRQIQAVDVISDRPVVAITVNHENLSVSETMVACRTIRSQTGLPAMDVLREGAGALADVVLAHAKQK
- a CDS encoding 4Fe-4S dicluster domain-containing protein, with translation MECTKLGYFTDDTIDFPPLERLEKRFVAIAECGQEIPCNPCQDACPVGAITVGENINHIPHIDFQRCTGCGICLGICPGLSIFMAHRKGDTGWVTLPYELAPPDEGEEVDLLDRQGKKVGRGVVEKIRRLKQHDRTLLITLRMNADLILAVRGFRRST
- a CDS encoding FAD-dependent oxidoreductase, translating into MRLEQHPILEFHRGRRLTIDFEGREIPAFEGEPIAAALHAAGVTTLSHSVRTQSPRGLFCAIGKCAACVMEVNGIPNVRTCIEPVRRGMRVRRQSVRDAAPADPDITTPRFHEPETVETDLAIVGGGPAGLSAAVYAGRFGLRSIVVEENYLVGGQLIKQTHKFFGSRSHYAGVRGVDIAAILIREAREAGADIWTSSSVIGYFPQKELGVVRNGSYLRIRARNILVATGASEKMISFPGNDLPGVYGAGAIQTLMNVYGIIPGRRVLMVGAGNIGVIVAYQLMQAGVQVAAVCEGLPRVGAYLVHSAKLLRLGVPILTAHTVSKAWGNGHLKGVAIQAVDSRWQPIAGTEKRFDVDTLGLAVGLSPSVELLSQAEARMCWIPELGGYVAWHDEFMQTSIPGVFVAGDVAGIEEASAAMMEGRIAGIHAAQRLLGPSAELDSLHQEQAAELAVMRDGPFGEKARLGNQRLLEEA
- a CDS encoding (2Fe-2S)-binding protein — encoded protein: MNERIVICRCEDITEKEVLDAIRDGATSMEELKRVLRVGMGPCQGRTCGSLIRAMLARDLGVPVQDIKEWSRRPPLKPVPAGAFFQGEGS